Proteins encoded together in one Acidimicrobiales bacterium window:
- a CDS encoding ferredoxin, which produces MLMKVWIDQDLCTGDGLCEEIAPAVFTLLDDGLAYVKEDDKVLNEPGGAEGMAAVPTDLEDAVVEAAEECPGECIFVEKA; this is translated from the coding sequence ATGCTGATGAAGGTCTGGATCGACCAGGATCTCTGCACCGGCGACGGTCTCTGTGAGGAGATCGCGCCGGCGGTGTTCACCCTGTTGGACGATGGCTTGGCCTACGTCAAAGAGGACGACAAGGTCCTGAACGAGCCTGGTGGCGCCGAGGGCATGGCCGCTGTGCCGACCGACCTCGAGGATGCCGTCGTCGAGGCGGCCGAGGAGTGCCCCGGCGAGTGCATCTTCGTCGAGAAGGCCTGA